The Pseudoalteromonas translucida KMM 520 genome has a window encoding:
- a CDS encoding MlaC/ttg2D family ABC transporter substrate-binding protein, giving the protein MKFLKLFLVVAVFFSGSLFAQTQQSPQQLLKSVADTLFADIAQVNAKGDASKEDMFNIVEQRLMPHIDIKFVAFKLLGKHIKGIEREQAVNFIGAVDHYLTGTYAGALMKYTGQKVVFEQDNALSDSQYATVKTQIIEANAPTINLHFKLRLGKDEQWKVYDIVAEGISLLSAKQKEIIQRISDVGIESVISELKSN; this is encoded by the coding sequence ATGAAGTTTTTAAAACTGTTTCTCGTTGTAGCTGTATTTTTTAGCGGCTCACTTTTTGCTCAAACGCAACAATCTCCACAACAACTCCTTAAAAGCGTAGCCGATACTTTATTTGCCGATATAGCCCAAGTTAATGCTAAAGGCGATGCAAGTAAAGAAGACATGTTTAACATTGTTGAGCAGCGCTTAATGCCGCATATTGATATAAAATTTGTAGCATTTAAATTATTAGGCAAACATATAAAAGGCATTGAGCGCGAGCAAGCAGTTAATTTTATTGGTGCAGTAGATCATTATTTAACAGGCACTTATGCCGGCGCATTAATGAAGTACACAGGGCAAAAAGTAGTTTTTGAGCAAGATAACGCATTGAGCGACTCACAGTACGCAACGGTTAAAACCCAGATAATAGAAGCAAATGCGCCTACTATAAATTTACATTTTAAATTGCGCTTAGGGAAAGATGAACAATGGAAAGTATACGACATAGTTGCAGAAGGTATTTCATTGCTCAGCGCCAAGCAAAAAGAAATTATACAACGTATTTCTGATGTAGGTATAGAGAGCGTAATTAGCGAGTTAAAAAGCAACTAA
- a CDS encoding ankyrin repeat domain-containing protein has protein sequence MENVLIWPKEYPLLIKGLVEQNGAFILDALEAWPACRSTHEDDGVCTTVLPPIFYLAWFTPLEPFEECYFQHICEYDESAQTYISAVKEHYFDNEYTPESLVLMLCQRLEKYANVSAQNEIDTPQSLFSLFFAKRYFTLIEHALNNRSKLSAVDTLALWQEVDFRERLSAYIPGSIADLEHLTELASEKVAKGKDYFTLLTQVSPDVDSVVLLEKALLAHLNKKTAKQMMAMRFIEQGATGTLVDEHNKTAFMWAAEKGYVNVVETLLSQQDKKAVDDKGNTALHYAVLSKNESLMVLLLKAGYDFRVRNNEGLSCYRLAVSIKASNLVKCLERDFGIKELSPEGQFDRIKKVHALHALVTLLLPVQLFFFFDETITIKSELTLTLTMIAAVCFFFAATLKRCALYPHIKHPWGLFVLRGFSLVSLVGQLGLAAIVTLAALSSLV, from the coding sequence ATGGAAAATGTACTGATTTGGCCAAAGGAATACCCATTACTTATCAAAGGACTTGTAGAACAAAATGGTGCCTTTATTTTAGATGCTTTAGAAGCTTGGCCTGCCTGTCGTTCTACCCATGAAGATGATGGTGTATGTACCACTGTTTTACCGCCCATATTTTATTTAGCGTGGTTTACTCCGCTGGAGCCTTTTGAAGAGTGTTATTTTCAGCATATTTGCGAGTATGATGAAAGTGCACAAACGTATATAAGCGCGGTAAAAGAACATTATTTTGATAACGAATATACCCCCGAAAGCTTAGTACTTATGCTTTGCCAACGGCTCGAAAAATACGCGAATGTATCGGCGCAAAATGAGATTGATACACCGCAGTCGTTATTTAGTTTATTTTTTGCTAAACGCTACTTTACTCTAATTGAGCACGCGTTAAATAACCGCAGTAAATTATCGGCGGTTGACACGCTAGCTCTGTGGCAAGAAGTTGATTTTAGAGAGCGTTTAAGTGCTTATATTCCTGGTTCAATTGCCGATCTTGAGCATTTAACTGAACTGGCAAGTGAAAAAGTGGCTAAAGGCAAAGACTACTTTACTTTACTCACTCAAGTATCGCCGGATGTAGACTCTGTGGTGTTACTTGAAAAAGCTTTGCTTGCTCATTTAAATAAAAAAACCGCTAAGCAAATGATGGCCATGCGCTTTATTGAGCAAGGCGCAACCGGTACGCTTGTCGATGAGCACAATAAAACGGCCTTTATGTGGGCTGCTGAAAAAGGCTACGTTAATGTAGTTGAAACCCTGCTGAGCCAACAAGATAAAAAAGCAGTTGATGATAAGGGTAATACTGCGCTGCACTATGCTGTGCTCTCTAAAAACGAATCGCTAATGGTATTGCTGCTAAAGGCGGGGTATGACTTTAGAGTACGTAATAACGAAGGGCTTAGCTGTTATCGTTTAGCGGTGAGCATAAAAGCGAGTAACTTAGTAAAGTGCCTTGAGCGCGACTTTGGTATTAAAGAGTTGTCGCCCGAAGGGCAGTTTGATCGCATTAAAAAAGTGCATGCGCTACATGCTCTGGTTACTTTATTATTGCCGGTGCAATTGTTTTTCTTTTTTGATGAAACAATAACCATAAAAAGCGAGTTAACATTAACTCTGACTATGATTGCGGCAGTGTGTTTCTTTTTTGCGGCTACTTTAAAGCGCTGTGCGCTATACCCGCACATTAAACACCCGTGGGGGTTATTTGTATTAAGGGGCTTTTCTTTAGTTAGCCTAGTAGGGCAGTTAGGTTTAGCCGCTATTGTAACCCTTGCCGCATTAAGCTCTTTAGTTTAA
- a CDS encoding DUF2069 domain-containing protein, with protein MKTAEIPAKKPITVKFQRTAIFGYVGLLILMPLWMFVFAPREGHSNGFIFAVYILPLLFPLKGIIQDKAYTYAWANFIVMLYFIHGLTLLWVAQDELIWVLLELLFASAMFIGCTYYARHRGQELGLKIRKLKDDLAEEKAAHEHEKID; from the coding sequence ATGAAAACAGCTGAAATTCCAGCTAAAAAGCCAATTACTGTTAAATTTCAACGTACCGCGATTTTTGGTTATGTCGGTTTATTAATTTTAATGCCGTTATGGATGTTTGTATTTGCACCGAGAGAAGGCCACAGCAATGGCTTTATTTTTGCCGTGTACATACTGCCATTATTATTTCCTCTTAAAGGCATAATTCAAGACAAAGCGTATACGTATGCATGGGCAAACTTTATTGTTATGCTTTATTTTATTCATGGCCTTACATTGCTTTGGGTAGCACAAGATGAGCTAATATGGGTATTGTTAGAGCTGCTATTTGCCTCTGCTATGTTTATTGGCTGTACCTACTATGCTAGGCATCGCGGGCAAGAACTTGGCTTAAAAATTCGTAAATTAAAAGACGATCTCGCCGAAGAAAAAGCAGCGCACGAGCACGAAAAAATAGATTAA
- the wrbA gene encoding NAD(P)H:quinone oxidoreductase, protein MSTTIVVLYHSSHGSVEAMAHEIAESIEQQGASALLRTFVAKNPHDIIITKDDLINCDGLAFGTPTRFGMMASQAKMFWETTSELWLKGQLIDKPACVFSSSSSMHGGNEATLLNLSLPLLHHGMMLLGVPYDVPELLATQTGGTPYGATHVAGSSNSTELSKDEIKICQSVGKRLTQIARKLQ, encoded by the coding sequence ATGAGCACAACCATAGTGGTACTTTACCATTCAAGCCATGGCTCAGTTGAAGCTATGGCCCATGAAATTGCCGAATCTATAGAACAACAAGGGGCGAGCGCTCTGTTGCGTACTTTTGTTGCTAAAAACCCACATGACATTATTATCACTAAAGACGATTTAATAAACTGTGATGGCCTTGCCTTTGGCACACCTACTCGCTTTGGTATGATGGCCTCTCAAGCAAAAATGTTTTGGGAAACCACCAGCGAATTATGGTTAAAAGGGCAATTAATTGACAAACCAGCCTGTGTTTTTTCATCATCAAGCAGTATGCATGGCGGCAACGAAGCCACATTACTTAACTTATCGCTGCCGTTACTGCACCATGGCATGATGTTACTTGGTGTGCCTTACGATGTACCCGAATTGCTAGCAACACAAACCGGTGGTACGCCCTATGGTGCAACACATGTTGCTGGTAGTAGTAATAGTACTGAATTAAGTAAAGACGAAATTAAAATATGCCAAAGTGTTGGCAAACGCCTCACTCAAATTGCGAGAAAACTTCAATGA
- the arsC gene encoding arsenate reductase (glutaredoxin) (This arsenate reductase requires both glutathione and glutaredoxin to convert arsenate to arsenite, after which the efflux transporter formed by ArsA and ArsB can extrude the arsenite from the cell, providing resistance.) translates to MSVTIYHNPRCSKSRETLALLQSKAIEPSIVEYLNTPLSSEQLTTLVKQLGFTSARKLMRTKEDIYKTLNLKDETSEAALINAMVQNPKLIERPIVVNNGKAAVGRPPENVLSVL, encoded by the coding sequence ATGTCTGTTACTATTTATCATAATCCGCGCTGCTCTAAATCACGCGAAACCTTAGCTTTATTACAAAGCAAAGCTATTGAGCCAAGTATAGTTGAATACTTAAATACGCCTTTAAGTAGCGAGCAGCTAACTACGTTAGTTAAGCAGCTGGGTTTTACATCTGCACGCAAGTTAATGCGTACCAAAGAAGACATTTACAAAACGCTAAACTTAAAAGATGAAACCAGTGAAGCTGCACTTATTAATGCTATGGTACAAAATCCAAAACTAATTGAACGCCCTATTGTGGTTAACAATGGCAAAGCTGCTGTTGGTCGCCCACCAGAAAACGTATTAAGCGTTTTATAA
- a CDS encoding M48 family metalloprotease — protein MQLKSAFITLCSAALTFSLLVSEPLKAQTNFKLPDLGTSALQVLPLEKEQAIGEVMMMQIRGSSPIINDPVLDEYLTTVGRKLVASANDVRFPFSFFWLNNSEINAFAFYGGHVGVHTGLIAQADDESQFASVLGHEIAHVTQRHLARRLQQQQDNSAMTIAGMIAGILAAVVVPDAGIAIISASQTQSAFSQLTHSRSAEQEADRIGMQTLNNAGFDPRASSEFLTKLAAQIRYKYKPPAFLLTHPLPESRVSDVRLRAQQYPKRQVNPSLEFNLAKSRVLARYDNKPEAAESLFRKLIRENSYNNAALKYGLGISLLDQKKLDEAQPILEELLKSAPKNLFYIDTYTDLLIAQKKAAEAVTYLAELNNYRPNNQVITLNYANAALEAKQYELAENILKSFLLEKPDHSLGKQLLTDAYKKQEKLAAYHEANADVLSQYGAYLKAADEIQKALNFIEPNELVKQQRLKALLTQYRLLQKELARL, from the coding sequence ATGCAGCTAAAATCAGCCTTTATCACTTTATGTAGTGCCGCGCTTACATTTAGCCTATTAGTAAGTGAGCCTTTAAAGGCGCAAACAAACTTTAAATTGCCAGATTTAGGTACCTCAGCCTTACAAGTGCTGCCGCTCGAAAAAGAACAAGCGATTGGCGAAGTAATGATGATGCAAATTAGAGGCTCGTCGCCAATAATTAACGACCCTGTGCTTGATGAATACTTAACCACAGTGGGCCGCAAGCTTGTAGCTAGCGCCAATGATGTGCGGTTTCCGTTTTCATTTTTTTGGTTAAATAACTCTGAAATAAACGCCTTTGCATTTTATGGCGGCCATGTTGGCGTACACACAGGATTAATTGCGCAAGCTGATGATGAAAGTCAATTTGCATCGGTACTTGGCCATGAAATTGCCCACGTTACCCAGCGCCATTTAGCACGGCGCTTACAGCAACAACAAGACAACAGCGCAATGACCATAGCCGGAATGATTGCCGGTATTTTAGCCGCTGTAGTCGTGCCCGATGCTGGTATTGCTATTATTTCAGCAAGCCAAACACAATCAGCTTTTAGCCAACTAACGCATAGCCGCTCAGCAGAGCAAGAAGCCGACCGCATTGGTATGCAAACGCTTAATAATGCGGGCTTTGATCCTCGTGCATCAAGTGAGTTTTTAACTAAGCTAGCTGCGCAAATTCGTTATAAATATAAGCCACCTGCGTTTTTACTTACTCACCCACTTCCTGAGAGTCGTGTGTCTGATGTAAGATTACGTGCGCAGCAATACCCTAAACGCCAAGTAAACCCGAGCCTTGAGTTTAACTTAGCAAAAAGTCGCGTGCTGGCAAGATACGACAATAAACCAGAAGCAGCAGAATCACTGTTTAGAAAGTTAATTCGCGAAAATAGCTACAATAATGCCGCCCTAAAATATGGCTTAGGCATTAGTTTACTGGATCAAAAAAAGCTTGATGAAGCGCAGCCTATTTTAGAGGAACTATTAAAAAGCGCCCCTAAAAATTTATTTTATATAGATACCTATACCGATTTATTAATTGCGCAAAAAAAGGCCGCTGAAGCCGTTACCTATTTAGCAGAATTAAACAATTACCGCCCTAATAATCAGGTAATTACGCTAAACTATGCCAACGCAGCGCTAGAAGCAAAGCAATACGAGCTTGCCGAAAACATCTTAAAAAGCTTTTTACTAGAAAAACCAGATCACAGCTTAGGTAAGCAACTATTAACCGACGCCTATAAAAAGCAAGAAAAACTCGCCGCCTATCACGAAGCCAATGCCGATGTATTATCGCAATACGGCGCTTATTTAAAAGCTGCCGACGAAATACAAAAAGCACTTAACTTTATTGAGCCAAACGAGCTAGTTAAACAACAGAGGTTAAAAGCACTACTTACACAATACCGACTTTTACAAAAAGAGCTTGCTAGGCTTTAA
- a CDS encoding AI-2E family transporter translates to MFEYIKAWYEKKFSDPHSVTLLFLLLALVALLYFIGSLIVPVLVALIIAYLLDWPVLHLERFGLKRFTATVIVMLIFTGIMLTLILVIGPVLWQQTSNLFQETPHMVEQGKSFLLALPAQYPSLITAEQVQTIVLTVEAKVIEFGQVVLSVSLTSLKDAVAWLIYLILVPLLVFFMLKDKLELSHSIAKLIPQQRRLIMQVWNEMNQQIMNYIRGKVFEILIVGSVSFIAFTVLDLRYAALLGVLVGFSVLIPFVGAALVTIPVAAVALFQFGIETQFWTILIIYGIIQALDGNVLVPLLFSEAVDLNPVFIIVAVLFFGGLWGFWGVFFAIPLASLVKALINAWSSTQEEIIKELS, encoded by the coding sequence GTGTTTGAATATATAAAAGCCTGGTACGAAAAAAAGTTTTCTGACCCTCATTCAGTTACTTTATTATTTTTATTATTGGCGTTAGTCGCCTTATTATATTTTATTGGATCTTTGATAGTGCCGGTATTGGTGGCACTTATTATTGCCTATTTACTCGATTGGCCGGTGCTGCATTTAGAGCGTTTTGGGTTAAAGCGCTTTACCGCTACAGTAATTGTTATGCTTATATTTACAGGTATTATGCTGACACTTATTTTAGTTATTGGCCCTGTGCTGTGGCAGCAAACCAGTAATTTATTTCAAGAAACACCGCATATGGTCGAGCAAGGAAAATCGTTTTTATTGGCCTTGCCTGCGCAGTACCCTAGTTTAATTACTGCAGAACAAGTACAAACCATTGTATTAACAGTAGAGGCTAAAGTAATTGAATTTGGCCAAGTGGTGTTGTCGGTGTCGCTCACGTCTTTAAAAGATGCGGTTGCGTGGTTAATTTACTTAATTTTAGTGCCCTTGTTAGTGTTTTTTATGCTTAAAGACAAACTAGAGCTTAGCCACAGTATTGCTAAACTTATTCCACAACAACGACGCTTAATAATGCAGGTGTGGAATGAAATGAATCAGCAAATAATGAACTACATTCGCGGTAAAGTGTTTGAAATACTGATTGTTGGCTCGGTGTCGTTTATTGCCTTTACGGTACTTGATTTACGCTATGCTGCGTTATTGGGTGTATTAGTGGGTTTTTCGGTGTTGATCCCTTTTGTGGGCGCGGCATTGGTAACCATTCCGGTGGCAGCAGTGGCGTTGTTTCAGTTTGGAATTGAAACCCAGTTTTGGACCATTTTAATTATTTACGGCATTATTCAAGCGCTTGATGGCAATGTACTCGTGCCTTTGTTGTTCTCTGAAGCGGTTGATTTAAATCCGGTATTTATTATTGTAGCGGTATTGTTTTTTGGAGGCTTGTGGGGTTTTTGGGGCGTATTTTTTGCCATTCCGCTGGCGTCATTAGTCAAAGCGCTTATCAATGCGTGGTCATCTACTCAAGAAGAAATCATTAAAGAGCTGAGTTAA
- a CDS encoding aminotransferase class V-fold PLP-dependent enzyme, which produces MSEFLLPDEPVKQVYLDANATTPVLPCIVDVVCHAMQTCFGNPSSPHITGIQAKHLLEQTRQKARAVIGANNGDILFTSGATEGIQTAVVSTLINAKTHNKKNPVLLYGATEHKAVPNTLKHWNQVLEINAQVLAIPVDSNGILDLDFIAQHVDDALMICTMAVNNETGVYQDLAAIEQVIRSRNSSVSWMVDCVQALGKQQLMLSETTIDYAPFSGHKLYAPKGIGLLYIRQGSAYTAFIAGGGQESGMRSGTENLPGIAGLNKLFSLLLDKTDDTFKSSAMLAQYRSQLHNAISDTFGAITFNHDFAYSVPTTLNFAVNDLTSKEVIDLFDAAGIRVSGGSACSTGASQSFVLDAMGATQWQSENAIRLSFGPAATQQDIDHACERIRALKQVLQANCLVVSDSATPVQELCALGLTQFRHQGACSWLYVNSNNHAVIIDPIIELIPRFEKIANTQNLTITAILDTHVHQERNSAVALLRSVLAARLVAGEVDQLGWPVNQTVINLNGQRLEKLATPGHSQDSVSYLLKEASGEVRYCFCGDLILPAGLGNTHLLGGSAEQMADSLILLAQQLTPEAIVCSGHDYQQCFAMNWAVQQQQTPLLGALLSKQITKNEFAVKKQQHDEQKQTANNNQLCGYVNAQPDTNTQQLSYSQAKEMLSHGNVYLIDTREPYEHGANNISSLLNVATAKTLNIPLSRMANAIVEQQLDKNNQYILVCRSGNRSKLAAANLIELGYTSVYNLNGGLALGS; this is translated from the coding sequence ATGTCTGAGTTTTTATTACCCGATGAGCCAGTAAAACAAGTTTACCTTGATGCAAATGCAACGACCCCTGTGTTGCCATGCATAGTTGATGTGGTGTGCCATGCAATGCAAACCTGTTTTGGTAATCCTTCTAGCCCACACATAACGGGTATTCAAGCTAAGCACTTATTGGAGCAAACTCGACAAAAAGCACGCGCGGTAATTGGCGCTAATAATGGTGATATTTTATTTACCTCTGGGGCAACCGAAGGTATTCAAACGGCTGTAGTGTCTACGCTGATAAATGCTAAAACCCATAATAAAAAAAATCCGGTGTTACTTTATGGCGCTACAGAGCACAAAGCAGTACCAAACACCCTAAAACATTGGAACCAAGTGCTAGAAATTAACGCTCAAGTACTTGCCATTCCGGTTGATAGTAACGGTATTTTAGACTTAGATTTTATTGCTCAGCATGTTGATGATGCGCTAATGATTTGCACTATGGCGGTTAATAATGAAACCGGTGTATATCAAGATCTAGCGGCAATAGAGCAGGTTATTCGTAGTCGCAATAGCAGTGTGTCTTGGATGGTCGATTGCGTTCAAGCATTAGGTAAGCAGCAGCTTATGTTGAGCGAAACAACAATAGATTACGCACCGTTTTCGGGCCATAAACTCTACGCACCCAAAGGTATTGGTTTGTTATATATTCGCCAAGGCAGTGCGTATACGGCATTTATAGCCGGTGGCGGGCAAGAAAGCGGTATGCGCTCAGGTACTGAAAATCTCCCTGGTATTGCAGGGCTTAATAAGTTATTTAGTTTGTTATTAGATAAAACCGATGACACGTTTAAATCAAGTGCTATGCTTGCGCAATATCGCAGCCAATTACACAATGCAATAAGCGATACGTTTGGTGCCATTACCTTTAACCATGATTTTGCATACTCTGTACCCACCACGCTTAATTTTGCGGTTAACGACTTAACCAGTAAAGAAGTTATTGATTTATTTGATGCGGCGGGCATACGCGTGAGCGGTGGCTCTGCGTGTAGCACTGGCGCTTCACAAAGTTTTGTATTAGATGCAATGGGCGCAACCCAGTGGCAAAGTGAAAACGCCATACGTTTATCGTTTGGACCGGCGGCCACGCAGCAAGACATTGACCATGCCTGTGAGCGAATTCGCGCCCTTAAACAAGTATTACAAGCAAATTGCCTGGTAGTATCTGACAGCGCTACACCTGTGCAGGAATTATGTGCACTTGGCTTAACCCAATTTAGGCACCAAGGCGCGTGCAGCTGGTTATATGTTAATAGCAATAACCATGCGGTTATCATCGACCCTATTATAGAGTTAATACCGCGCTTTGAAAAAATAGCCAATACGCAAAATTTAACCATAACCGCTATTTTAGACACCCATGTACACCAAGAACGTAATAGTGCAGTTGCCTTATTACGCAGTGTGTTAGCAGCACGTTTAGTAGCAGGAGAGGTTGATCAATTAGGTTGGCCAGTTAACCAAACGGTGATTAATTTAAATGGGCAGCGCCTAGAAAAGCTTGCCACACCTGGGCATAGCCAAGATAGTGTGAGTTACTTATTAAAAGAAGCCTCGGGTGAGGTTCGTTATTGTTTTTGTGGTGATCTCATTTTACCAGCGGGGCTGGGTAATACTCACTTGCTTGGTGGTAGTGCAGAGCAAATGGCTGACTCGTTAATATTACTAGCGCAGCAGTTAACCCCAGAGGCGATTGTTTGCTCAGGGCACGATTACCAACAGTGTTTTGCCATGAACTGGGCGGTACAGCAACAGCAAACTCCTTTATTGGGCGCGTTGTTATCTAAGCAAATAACGAAAAATGAATTTGCCGTTAAAAAACAGCAGCACGATGAGCAAAAACAAACAGCTAATAACAACCAGCTTTGTGGTTATGTAAATGCGCAACCAGATACAAATACACAGCAATTGAGTTACTCACAGGCAAAAGAGATGCTCAGCCACGGCAATGTATATTTAATTGATACGCGCGAACCCTATGAGCATGGCGCTAATAATATTTCATCGTTATTAAATGTTGCTACAGCTAAAACTTTAAATATTCCACTTAGCCGTATGGCAAACGCAATAGTAGAGCAGCAGCTAGATAAAAATAACCAATATATTTTAGTGTGCCGCAGTGGTAATCGCTCAAAGTTGGCAGCAGCTAATTTAATTGAGCTAGGTTATACCTCGGTTTATAATTTAAATGGCGGTTTGGCACTGGGAAGTTAA